The Hordeum vulgare subsp. vulgare chromosome 7H, MorexV3_pseudomolecules_assembly, whole genome shotgun sequence DNA window TACACATACAACTCCCCATTTGCTCGTTGCTTTGCTGACTGGTCCTTTTTTCAATTTGTCTCCTCTGAAGGGTTAATGCACGGCAGCCAAAATTGCCCGTCGATGAGATTCTCGGGTGTGTTGATTTATGGTGCGCATTGACAAGGCCACAGGACCTTGCTTGATTGCTTCAACTGATCTGGCGTGCTCTTTCGACAGTGTACTATACGAGCTCAGTTAAATATCGTGTGGTATTGATTTGCCTATTGAAGTTGACTGCACTCTACCTATATCTTAGGTCAATTACTCGAAGCTGACTGCCAACGGGGGTAAAATGATCTGCAGTGAATGCTCAACTTACAGCTCTTTCTGCTTAtatctgttttttttttttttttttttttttttgcgagggtGCTTATACCTGTTGTTAGATGAACCAGATGGCTCTATGATAGCTAAGAATAATCAGGCTAAATACGCACTACGTGTTGCTGCCTTGTTTTTATTTGCAAGCAAACTGGGCTGTGTTTTCGGGCTTCCAAATTCGGGTGCCCTGTGTTTGTTTGTTATCTTGAAAGAACTAGCAACAACAGGGCCCATCTGATGGAGAATGGAGAGCATCCAGGGGAACTGCTATTCGCGGCTCTGTGTGGAGCGATGTCGGGGCTTCGCATAGAGGGGGGAGCTAGCAACTTTAAATGGGCTGGCCCATTTACAGGCTGCAGCGATCCGATTTTGGGCCTTCCCCAgtcgttttttttttgttttgaaaaacTTCTAGAAGGTACCATGAaaggtttttttttatttttctttttttcttttctgtttctgttttcaaaaatgttttctattttaaaaaaCTGTTTTCTATTTTCCAAAAACTgttcttggtttcaaaatttgttcttaagatttaaatttgttctcggtttcaaaatttgttcttaagattcaaaaaatgtttgtgctttaaaaaattgtttgccTTTCCAAATTTTTGGggtttttttcaaaattgttctccgtttcaaaattttgttctcaagattcaaaaaacgttcgtgctttaaaaaaatgttcgtgtttccaaattttctcggtttcaaaatttgttctcaagattaaaaaaatgttcgtgctttaaaaaattgtttgcaCTTCCATATTTCTTCGggttttttcaaaaatgttcaccgtttcaaaatttgttctcaagattcaaaaaatgttcgttctTTCAAAAATTGTTTGCGCTACCGAAGTTGTTTAAATTTTTTTAAAATCgctctcggtttcaaaatttgttttcaagattcaaaaaatcttCTCAAGATGCAaacattttcaattttttttcacaaattccttaccctttttttttttcgttttttttcttattttctttctctttccATTTTACTTTTCAAGTTTACTTTATTTGTAAAAAATAGAAAtattaaaaatgttcatgttataatttttgaaattttattctgaaatttaaaaaatatttgcattTTTATTCAATGAATTAGTTCATAAATTTATTTTTTAATGAATGTTCAGAAAATAAAAAATGTTTGCATTTTGTAGATTTTGtacatattttagaaaaatgttcctATTTTGAAATTTTGTTCAGAAATTCCTAAaagatttaaaatttgaaatttttATTCGCTTCTTTAGAAAATATAGAATTATAAATTTTAGATGTTCTCATTTTCTAAAAAGAAGAAATTGTTCCAACTTTCAATGGCAAATGTTCCAACTTGTTTGCAAATTTAGAAAATGTTTGTAACCTGATATTTTataatttttgaaaaatgttcttttTTTACAAAGTGTTCTAAATTTTTAAAGTTTGTTGGTTTTCAAACTTCGTTCATAAATTCAACAAATGTTCtgaattttcaaaaattgtttttgaaaTTAATTAATTTTTTGCTTTAAATTAGAAAAGAGACGGAAGATGAAAAGAAAAACGAATAAAAAAGGAAATaagcagaaaaggaaaaaaaagaaaaaaaggaaattatCAGATTTTTTGATTAAAAAAAAGACAGCTAGGCCGGTCCTGTCGGGTCACCCCAACTGTGCGGCGTGCGGCTCCTTGCCGCAGCTAGCGGCAAATAGGAGCTTCCGGCATCCAATGGTGGCATGGTAGAATCTCACTTAGACAACTGTATAACTGTATGTTACCCTTTAGGTGgtctaaatatatatatatatttatttatttattttcaacaaGTTTGGAgaaaaatatactccctccgttaagaaatataagagcgtttagatcactgggAGTATTAACATGTACAATACCAAATCAATACCATCGGATTCAACATTGCATACATTTTCACATTATATAAATTTGTTACTGTAAATGTTCATATGGTTTTGCACAAAGGTGAAAATTTATAAAGTTTGACTTCAGTCAATGCTAATATGGAGAGTAAATAAAATGGAGGGAATATGTAAGAGAAAATCCTTAGGAGCAACTTACACGTATTTGGTTGCCCGCATGAGGCCCCACCAGGCTCGCACAAGAATGTTTGGTTGTCTAGACTGAATCCATTTCTCAGACCGCATGAAACTTAAAGCACATTGGGCCTATCCGTGAGGGAACGATTGAGTCAATGGTTTTTGGCGATTAGGCTTGCTCAAGCCATGCGTGCCCGTTCGTTGCATGCATCGGGATGTGTTGTTCGTTGCATGCACCGGGATGTGCTGAAGACAGAGAGACGTCTCATAACACCCCATTCACaccgctctctctctctatcctcGTCGTCCGTTTGGCCTCCTATCCGATGGCACAACCGCCGTTGTGTCGCCCATCACACCCTTATCATCATCGACAGGAATACAATCCAAGACCAATGGCTGGCCGACCTCTCCAACAGCGGCATTGACCTCATGGCTGCCATTAGCGCGCCCTCTTCTTTTTTGCACCTAGCCACGTCCTTCGGGCAATGTCATGTCAGCCGTTCCGCATCTGCCTTCATATTCGGACCTACAAGTCCCGGGTTCAACTGTCATGACAACATTAGTGCAGGTTATTTCCCCCCCTCCATTCGCGGGGTTTTCTTCATGGAGCGTGACAGGGCCATGGACGACAATGCCCTCTTCCTATACCTCGCGTGTCACCAGAAGCAACCAAAACCGCATCGATGATGGCCCTGAGAATGGCCAGGTCATCCTCTTCGGACGGCCCCATGTTGTTGCGAGGCTTGTCTCCTCGGTCGGCCTACGATTCAACGGCAACCACTCTGGTAAGTTCCATTGTTTTCCCTTTTCTCGTAGATATAGTTTAGGGTTTGTGCTTAGTGAGTACTACTAGGCATGGATTGAATTTGACACGAACCGGTTCGATTTGAATAGAAACGAATTTATTGACCGACATTGTAGATGTGGACTGCCTCATGTGTGGATGTAAAATTGTTGCATGATCATGTGTTCGTGTTGGATTGTTTACAGGATATGGCATTCAACCTGCGCGTTTGAGACGCTCGTCTGGATTGGTTTTTTGAATGATCAGTGAACGAGTGTTGAAGAATCACACTGAGCGTCCAAGAACAAGTGTCCAATTTCTACTCAGCGCACCTCACTTTATTTTTTAGTTATAACAAGGCATTTAGTTAGGCCCATGGAGGCGCACACACACGACGTGAGCACGCTAACCGACCTGACCTAACCCCAGACCCGACCCAGAGCCCAAAGGGAACCCGACCACGCACGTTGCCACCCCCATCCCCTCTCTCGATGTCTCCCGGATCGACGGACCGACCTCCAATGAGCACAGCATAccgaagtgacataccgatggattgagatgaaagagaggatgcctttcttccaaggcatccccaagcttagacacttgaatcTTCCTAAAATTTTACCTTGGGGTTctttgggcatcccaagcttaagatCTTGCGGCTCCTCATTCCATTTTCCATCGCAAtaacatccaaaacttgaaaacttcaatcacacaaaactcaacaaaacttcgtgagatccgttagtataagcaacatatcaactaCGTAGGTACTTTTGTAAAtttattcatatttaattattgcataataggtattgtactataacttctccatggcttataccctcaTACAAtctatagcatcatcaaaacaagcaaactatgcaagcaaaaataggaTATGTCTAAAACAGAAGAGCCTTTAgtgatctgtaatgaacctatacttctataactccaaaaattctgaaaacttaggatgacctgaggaatttgtatagaaatactgtgtaaaaaatttAGCTTAACAAGACGTTCCAATCaaatcagagaaattatgcaCTCTACgttaaagtttctatttttgcaccgtatTAGTTATGcttatcatacaaatcatcccaaagactttacttggcacaaacgctaatttaaacataaaaacacaatcattaaagaggcaataatcatgccaTCACATCAAGAcaaaagaaaaaagcaaaaaataagataactattgggttgtctcccaacaagcgctattgttttatgcccctaactAGGTATAATGCATATGATCGAGTGTTATCATatttgacactcaacccataagtaccccctcatgatagattcataaggtgtttTTATTCTCTTTCTACGGAAGTGTTCCATCATTTTCTTTAATGGaatttggaaccttatgtttcccattttcatatcaataattacacatatagttcgtaggaaaggtcttccaagtataattggacaagtagaattgcaatcaatatcaaaaacaatgaaatctacatgcaCATAAATTTTATTCGCAATAATGAGAACACCATTAGTTCTACCTAAGGGTTTTTTAACggcagaatccacaagatgcaagtttagggaacactcttgaatattagtgagaccaagcacgtcACAAAGAGATTTAGATATTGTTGAAACActggcaccaaggtcacacaaagcattgcattcatatttatttatctttattttgatagtaggttctcactcatcatgcaattttgtgggaatagaaacttcaagttcaagaTTCTCATCATATGCTTTTATCATCGCTTTCACTATATGATTAGTGAAAGTCTTGTTTTATTCATAAGCATTGGGCGAGATAATAATGGTTtgtaacaaggaaatacattatatTAAAGAGCAACTTTCATAATTAAACTCCTTATAATCCAAGATAGCGGgcgcatcactagttaaagttttgacctctccaaacccatttttaattttagcattagaatcatcaccctccaagaaaaTGGGATGCTCTCTAGCTAaatttgactcatctccagtccctttatcattagcATTCATAGACGTAAATAAAGATTCAATAGAAGAagtgccaatcattttaagatcttcatcatgatttcggTAAAAAACgagtggaagagctttttctaggaattgttggaaatatgccctaaaggcaatgataaatagttattattatatttcctgttacaaagataatcatttattatccatgctgtaattgtattgaatgaaaacatagatacatgtgtggatacatagacaaaataatgtccctagcaagcctctagttggctagccagttgaccaatgatagtcaaggttttctgactatgtgcaagtgttgttgcttggtaATTGGattacatcattagaagaatcatgtgacggactagacccaaactatgaacgtagcatattgatcgtgccgttttattgctattgttttctgcgtgtcaagtatttattcctatgaccatgagatcgtataactcactggcaccggaggaataccttgtgtgcatcaaacgtcgcaacgtaactgggtgactataaaggtgttctacaggtatcttcgaaggtgtccattgagttagtatggatcaagactgagatttgtcactccgtgtgacggagaggtatctcggggcccactcggtaatgcaacatcacacacaagccttgcaagcaatgtgactaagtgtaagtcacgggatcttgtattacgaaacgagtaaagagacttgccggtaacgagattgaaataggtatccggataccgacgatcgaatctcgggcaagtaacataccgaaggacaaaggaaatgccatgcgggattatatgaatccttgacactaaggttcaaccgataagatcttcggagaatatgtaggatccaatatgggcatccaggtcccgctattggatattgaccgaggagtgcctcaggtcatgtctacatagttcttgaacccgcagggtctgcacacttaaggttcggcgatgttttagtatagttgagttatatgtgtggttaccgaatgttgttccgagtatcagatgagatcatggacgtcatgagggtttccggaatggtccggaaatgaagattgatatataggatggtttcatttggtcaccgaaaagtttcgggcaattccggcagtgtaccgggagtgacgaatgggtttcggaagttcaccgggaggggcccacccacccgggagtgagcccaaggccctaggatggcgccacaagtccttagtgggctggtggagtcagtccAAGAGGTCCATGACACCacataaataaaataccaaaagaaaagaaaaacaaaaaggaaagagggaggtgggaaggaagaggactcctccttcccaaaccgaattggaggaggagtcctcctcctccctggcggccggcgcacccttgaggccttgtgcctcaaggctagcccctcccccctcctatTATCCTATATATAGCTGTGGTTTAggtctttttgagacacaactttgtcgCATGTAACTCTAGCCTAAActacacagtttcacctctagatcggatttctgcggagctcgggcggggtcttgcaagagtagatcatcaccaccactggagcgccgtcacactgtcggaaaactcatctacttctccgtcttgcttgctggatcaagaaggtcgagatcatcgtcgagctgtacgtgtgctgaacgcggaggtgctgtccgttcggggctagatcggaacggatcgtgggacggatcgcgggacggttcgtgggacggttcgtgggacgtgaagacgttccactacatcaaccgcttttcttaacgcttcctgctgcgcGATctaaagggtacgtagatccaaatctccactcgtagatgggcatcatcatgataggtcttcgtgtgcgtaggaaattttttgtttcccatgcaacgttccccaacaggaattCCCGCCTAGCTTTCATTAGCGGTCCTCTCCCTACTTTCATTCatagatatttggatagatttaatagtctcattaaaaccATGCTTGTGTGGCAAagctttacttttaagagtttctacatcaagagcaattctatccGTGTTTATAGCCAAAGTATCGATCGTATGCATCTTTTCCTCTACCATAATATtaaaaactttttgagaattaatgaattctttaatggtATTTTCAAGATCAGAGGAGAACTTATTATTGTTGGTAGAAGGATTTTCATAAGAATTGCCATAAGAATTACCACAAGATCTCTGGATTTGACACTCTTTCTTCGTCATGGACGTATCTCATAATGATATCAATATGCTCCAGGCTCTCCGGTGTTTGCTAAGATGGCAGAAGGCAATTGTCCGTAGGCCAATGTTAAGATCAATGgccaccaatatagcaatggatacTATCTAGCTGACGGTATCTATCATCAGTGGCCTACTCTTGTAAAGACAATCTCCAATCCTATaggagagaagagaaagagattgCACAAGAGAAAGAGAGTGTTTGCAAAGATGTAGAGCGTGTCTTTGACGTTCTTCAATCTCGATGGAGGCATGGTTCAATACCCCGCTGGAACTTAGAGTACCAAAAAGTTGTGAGAGGTACTATTAGAGTTGAAATGATACTACTATATTTCTTTTACGGAGACACGCTCTCGGCACACACACGTGGTGACGTGAGGACGCGAACCGACCTGACCTAACCCCAGACCCAGAGCCCGAAGAGAACCCGACCGCACACGTTGCCACCCCCATCCCCTCTCTCGAAATCTCCCGGATCGGCGGACCGACGACCCAGCCGCAACCCCGCTGCCGTCGTCCCCAcgggcctcccctccctcccccgaTTTGCCGTCGTCCCCAAGGTTCTCCTCCCCCTCAAatacctccctcccctcccactccgcTCCCCACCACCGCCACTCACCTCCGCCTCCGCCCCCTTAcctccaccccaccccacccccgaaccacctccaaacggACGACGCATCGGGCCTCCCCctcccgccccgccgccgcatgCAGCCCCCCACCGGTCAACGCCGCGGCCCCGCCGCGCCTTCCTCCCGCGGCGTATGGCGCCCCCGATCCGCAGCcgaggccaccgcccccacccccGCCGCATATGCGCCCCCGCTCCTCCCCCTCCCCAACCACAACCCCAGCCCCGGCCCTGCCTCGGACACCCgcgcgccccgccgccgccagcgccgcCCGAACCGCAACAACGGCCCCGCCCCGTCCGGGCCCGCTAACGCCCCCGCGCCGCGGCGGCAAGAGAGGTCCGGGCCCGCCAACGCGTCCGCGCCGCGGCGGCAGGAGAGGGCGAACGCCCCGGCGGCGGGGGGCGGGTCGGTGCCGCAGCTGGTGCAGGAGATCCAGGACAAGCTGGCGCGGGGGGCGGTGGAGTGCATGATCTGCTACGACATGGTGCGCCGCTCCGCCCCCGTCTGGTCCTGCGGCAGCTGCTTCTCCATCTTCCACCTCCCCTGCATCCGCAAGTGGGCGCGCTCCCCGGCCTCCGTCTCCGACGCCTCCGCCCCGGCCTCCGACGCCTGGCGCTGCCCCGGCTGCCAGTCCGTGCAGGACgtccgcgcccgcgacatcgcctACACCTGCTTCTGCCGCCGCCGACGCGACCCGCCCAACGACCTCTTCCTCACCCCGCACTCCTGCGGCGAGCCCTGCTCCAAGCCGCTCCACAGAGCAGAccctgctgccgccgccaagGGAGACGATGATGATGTCTCCGCCAGGTGCCCGCACGTCTGCGTCCTGCAGTGCCACCCTGGGCCCTGCCCGCCTTGCAAGGCGTTCGCTCCGGAGCGCCCCTGTCCTTGCGGCAAGCAGTCTATCACCCGTCGCTGCGCGGACCGGAGCACGCCTGTCACGTGTGGCCAGCGGTGCGAGAAGCTGCTGCCCTGCGGGAGGCACCGTTGCGAGAAGGTCTGCCACACCGGCCCCTGCGGTGACTGCGAGGTGAACTTCCCCGCACGGTGCTTCTGTGGCAAGAAGACAGATACATTGTTGTGCGGCGAGATGGCACTGAAAGGGAAGCTGTCGGACAAGGATGGGGTGTTCTCTTGCAGTGAGGTTTGTGGCCACAGTCTGGCATGTGGCAATCATGTCTGCCAGGATGTTTGCCACCCAGGGCCGTGCGGGGAGTGCGAGCTTGTGCCAGTGAAGGTCATCACATGCCATTGTGGCAAGACGAGGCTGCAGGAGAAGAGGGCTAGCTGCTTGGACCCAATCCCCACCTGTGACAAGGTATGCGACAAGAGATTGCCGTGTGGAGTGCATAGGTGCAAGGTCACCTGCCACGAAGGAGAGTGTCCACCCTGCTTGGTGCGTGTCGAGCAGAGGTGTCGCTGTGGTTCATCAGGCCAGATGGTGGAGTGCTACAGGGCATCGAAGGAAGAGTTCCGTTGCAACAAGCCTTGTGGCCGCAAGAAGAACTGTGGGAGGCACAGGTGCAGTGAGTGCTGTTGCCCGCTGTCGAAGCCATTTGCTCAGCATCAAGGTGACAGCATGGATCCCCATTTCTGCCAGATACCATGTGGCAAGAAGCTCCGGTGTGGACAGCATGGATGCCAGCATCTCTGCCACAGCGGTCACTGCGACCCTTGCCGTGAGACCATTTTCCATGATCTCACTTGTGCCTGTGGCAGGACATCTATTCCGCCACCGCAGCCATGTGGTACACCAACTCCATCATGCCCACACCAGTGCATGGTCCCTCAGCCTTGCGGGCATCCAGCTTCACATCAATGCCATTTTGGGGACTGCCCACCTTGCGTTGTGCCAGTAACAAGAGAATGTGTTGGGGGTCATGTGATGTTAAGGAACATCCCTTGTGGTTCAAAGGATATCAGATGCAACCAGCCATGTGGAAAGAACCGTCAATGTGGACTGCATGCTTGTGCCAGGCCTTGCCATCCTGCCCCATGTGATCCGCCGCCTGCAAATGGAGAAGCTAGTTCAAGCTCTGGGGGCAAAGTTTCATGTGGACAGTTGTGTGGTGTCCCAAGGAGGGAATGCAAGCATACTTGCAATGCTCCATGCCACCCATCGTCACCTTGCCCAGACGTGAGATGTGAACACCGTGTGACTATAACTTGTTCTTGTGGCCGTATTACTACAACTGTGCCCTGCAGTGCTGGTGGAGCCTACAATGGTGATAGTGCGTTCGATATCTCTGTCATGCAGCAGCTGCCAATCCCTCTCCAACCAGTGGAATCAAATGGGAAGAGGGTTCCTCTTGGGCAGAGAAAACTCTGTTGTGATGAGGAGTGCGCAAAAATGGAGAGGAAAAGGGTCCTTGCTGAAGCTTTTGACATTACCCCACCCAATCTTGATGCACTGCATTTTGGTGAGAACTCAAATGCGTCGGATTTGCTTTCTGATCTTTTCCGGCGTGAGCCAAAGTGGGTGCTGGCCATAGAGGAGAGGTGCAAGTTCCTTGTCCTTGGGAAGACAAAGGGGAATTCTTCAAGCAACATCAAGTTCCATGTCTTCTGTCACATGATGAAGGATAAGAGAGATGCTATCAGGCTCATTGCAGATAGGTGGAAGCTTTCTGTCCAGGCAGTTGGTT harbors:
- the LOC123413281 gene encoding NF-X1-type zinc finger protein NFXL1-like, which produces MQPPTGQRRGPAAPSSRGVWRPRSAAEATAPTPAAYAPPLLPLPNHNPSPGPASDTRAPRRRQRRPNRNNGPAPSGPANAPAPRRQERSGPANASAPRRQERANAPAAGGGSVPQLVQEIQDKLARGAVECMICYDMVRRSAPVWSCGSCFSIFHLPCIRKWARSPASVSDASAPASDAWRCPGCQSVQDVRARDIAYTCFCRRRRDPPNDLFLTPHSCGEPCSKPLHRADPAAAAKGDDDDVSARCPHVCVLQCHPGPCPPCKAFAPERPCPCGKQSITRRCADRSTPVTCGQRCEKLLPCGRHRCEKVCHTGPCGDCEVNFPARCFCGKKTDTLLCGEMALKGKLSDKDGVFSCSEVCGHSLACGNHVCQDVCHPGPCGECELVPVKVITCHCGKTRLQEKRASCLDPIPTCDKVCDKRLPCGVHRCKVTCHEGECPPCLVRVEQRCRCGSSGQMVECYRASKEEFRCNKPCGRKKNCGRHRCSECCCPLSKPFAQHQGDSMDPHFCQIPCGKKLRCGQHGCQHLCHSGHCDPCRETIFHDLTCACGRTSIPPPQPCGTPTPSCPHQCMVPQPCGHPASHQCHFGDCPPCVVPVTRECVGGHVMLRNIPCGSKDIRCNQPCGKNRQCGLHACARPCHPAPCDPPPANGEASSSSGGKVSCGQLCGVPRRECKHTCNAPCHPSSPCPDVRCEHRVTITCSCGRITTTVPCSAGGAYNGDSAFDISVMQQLPIPLQPVESNGKRVPLGQRKLCCDEECAKMERKRVLAEAFDITPPNLDALHFGENSNASDLLSDLFRREPKWVLAIEERCKFLVLGKTKGNSSSNIKFHVFCHMMKDKRDAIRLIADRWKLSVQAVGWEPKRFITVHVTPKSKVPARVLGSKPGVPVSASHPYFDPMVDMDPRLVVAMLDLPRDADVSSLVLRFGGECELVWLNDKNAVAVFSDPARAATALRRLDYGSAYQGAAIFCPSSITQASVSSNVWVGAQRYGGLAAKSSANSWKASLSEPDPSGDWTVLSHASGSVWKRGDTAAQVMGSSNRWNALESDAATSSGPTDKRKPTLRTETGSSSSAPGAGSSAAPSAGQSVSKLQPDVEVEDWEESCE